The sequence aaattatatatgaacAAAAGTAGCCAATAAATATATGAGTTGTTGTAACCAATAGTAGCAACCATGCATCGATGCTATGGATTGTAAGTAGCCAATCTTGTAATATCCTTCCAGCCGTGTTCATTGTTTCCTATGCACTCTAAGAATTCCGATCAACACTCCTAGCAACAatacttttcttcttcatcgCACTTAATTAGGGATAGGAAGCATAGGGAACTAGAATCATACATCCTCCATGAGATAAAGGATCAGCTCCAGCCAACTGATGCATAAGGTTGATACATATTGCGATAGAAGTTCAATTCGGCAGCCATCCGTACCTGCCTTACCTGCGACTTGTTCCCGCACCACACTGCACAAGGGAAGAAGGCAACACAGACATAGCTAGAGAACAACAGCGATCCTTCTTCTCGGGCTTCTAAACTATGTTTTCACGAAGTTTATTcattaacatttttttagaaaacgtTTCAAATCATTATCAACTTTATAATATTtgtcacttttaagatgtgaaaTTAAAGATTTACCACTTACAGTCTATGACATGTGAGTCCTCATGTGTCTACGACATGTGGATCCAGTGACAAATCTATAATTACCACTTGTAATAGTGCCAAATAATTAAATATCTCATGGAAGTATGGTTGGCACATACACACAAGTGGAGGGGGAACTTACATCACTTGGATGGAGGGTGGAACGCACGTGACGGGAAGGGGTATTTTTAGATggatcaaaaataaaaaaaagtatcgaCATATCTAATGGTTGAAATGAATTAAATACCGATGGTTAGatgtattattatttattatagaGTGAAGTGCACAGACAGTCTCTAAACTTGTTTGAGTGTGTAATTTAGGTCCTTAAACTctcaaatagtttttttttaggtttCCAAACTTGTCATGTGTTCATATAAATCCAAACAGGCTCTACTCTACTTCGTGAGCTAATGTGGCATGCCACTATAGCACCTACGTTAGTGGGATCCACAAGTCAGTCacatagaaaatataaaattaaaaaagagaggagaaaaaaatgttcttaATGTTTTTCCTATTGGTGATAGACATGTGGGTTTCAATGATACAGACGGTACCATGACATACCATACCAGCACACAAAGCGGGTTGGAGCTCGATTAGACCTAAATAATACACGATACAAGTTTAGAGATcaaaaatacattttgagaGTTCAAAGACATAGATGACACACATGCATAAGTTTGGAGGCTATTTGTGCACTTTACTCTttcttataatatttttttctaatttattagagcgttaCATAACGATTTAGGAGCGTTTACAAGATGTTTAATGAAGTcatagtatataatagatagacaaataaataaatactactatatatcTTATAGGTGGAAGACATGCATGTAAATAGACTTTAAAAACTTATACCACACAAAaataggaaaaggaaaaggtacaTCTGAGATCCCTCATCTCGTCaccgagttacaaaatcgttccTGAActgaaaaaccagatacaacgcatCATCCAACtttcaaaaccagtgcaaataagGTCCCTCAGTTGTATTGTCCTTGGTTATGACTGACATGGCGCttatgtagcacttcaccctcGGTGGTATTATCCCTTTGCCTAGGTCTTcatccacgtggcattgacacgACGGTTACATAGcaatttggtaaaaaaaaataaaataataaaaacaatgGGGCCTACTGGTCAGATCCCCTTATCCTTTTCtgtctcttcttcctctctttcttgcGTCAGGCATGGAGGAAGGGCAGAGGAGGGGGCGCCTCTCCATCGGCTGTGGGCGACCTCGATGGTGGCGGGAGGTGGCCCTGGCTCCGGTGGCGGTGAGGCCAGCGGCGTGTATAATGGTGTCTCGGGCTCCTGCTCACTCTCGCTGCCGGCGCCGGATTGCTCATCAATGATGTAGAATCCTCCAAATGCAGTCTGCTCATGTCTAACACAGGGCACGCATTCGTCAATACACTAACAAAATTGGCCATATCCAAATGCAGTCTGCACTGAACAAAATCCTCCAAATGTAGTCTGCAGTTCTGCACTAAACAAGAACGATTCCCAAGTTGGATATTGGGTAAAAAACGATTTTAGCACCGTCGATTTTCCTAGCGCGGCAGGCGTATCAACAACGCAAATTTACCAAAACCGAAGGAACGAGACCACCGACAGAGCTACCAACGATCTTCCCTTGTTCCTCGAGAAGGACAAAGGCATCACAACCCCCAAGCCAGGAGGAGCAGCAGTAGCGGCAAAGCATCAGAACCTTCCGGAGCTAACCCAAGGGCAGCAACCTAAGAATCCAACCGAGATCACCTTCCTCTTCATCGACAGGTATCGCCTGCTCACCTTCCTCCCCCTGcgtagcggcggcgggagcatggcaggaggcggagcagcgcggcggagaggagggccggCATGACGGTGGCGTCACTGACGCAGCGGGGAGGAGGGCCGGCGTGGCGAGCGGTCCTTGGATCCACCTGCTGGTGGCTACCACTCCATTCCCTGGGCCCTAGCGGCACCGCAGCCGAGGCCACCTCCCGCCACGgctgagccattagcgcataattaattaagtattaattttttaaaactttaaaaatatattattatgatttttaaagcaaatttcatatagaaaacttttgaaaaaaaacatacaccgtttagtagtttgggaagcgtgtgcgtggaaaccgaaacaaacaaactcactTTCACCTCCCCTAGagcagagagaggaagaaggggatcTGATCAGTGGACCCCCActatttcttattattttttctagatCAAATTGTCACGTCAATGTCACATGGgtcgaagacctagtcaaagcagccatgtaggcgccacgtcagccaaatcAGGGATAATACTATTGAGGATCTTGTTTATATTGGTTTTAAAAGTTGGAGGATGGACTGTATCTAGTTTTTCGGTTCAGGAACGATTTTATAACTCGGTAGCAGGACGAGGCACCTCAAATATACTTTTACCCCCCAAAATATACTTAAAAGATACTATCTTCATCTTAAAATGTAACTATTTCTAGCACAATAccttgtcctaaaataaagcTTTTTCTCCACCtacctcctctcaaccaatcacaaccattcccctttacctactttctcttttcaaccaatcacactatttctttaatcattttttacctatatttatatttttaatagccGTGCCGTCGGAGGAAGTAAATCAGTACTAGACCTGTTTAAAGGACAGCAATATGGACAATATCAACCTGCCCACTCacaatatgtgtgtgtgtatacagCCATAGGATTCATTCGTTTATTCACAAACTTCACTTGGTCCTctcaaaatgaaaaaagaaaatgcatgcCTACAGTTCAGCTTGATTAGATGCCTCAAAAGTAACTGAAGGAAAAATACTTCCTCTCTTCAACGTGGCACCGGCACATTACACTTGTATTATTTAGAAAGCAACGGTCCAATTTTAATTGTTACACTCCTCCATAATAAGATTAGGATGCATCAGGAAAATAGTATCGACTTTTTCTGCTTGATTTCGTCAGTTCTTTCATGCTGAATTCACCGGTGCCCAAAGTAGCCGTTGCCGATGGGTCGTCAGGTGAAGATGTTTGCTCATGTTGGTACTTTGGACAGCGCACACTACGATCGATCTGTCGTAGGCATTGCCAAAAGTTTTGCTCAAAAATCAAACAAGATTAGCATTGAACTGTGCGACTATTTGAGATTTTTTACTTTCCCCAAAATCTCAACTGGAATTGCTCGGTGTCTACAAAGTTTCTACGTAGAGGGCTAAGTCAAAACTTTAAAGTCGTTTTACTCTCGATTTGCCCCAAATGGTGGTTCAAACTTTACAGTCGTTTCACACTCATCACACTCAAATCAATGGCAACATTCAAGAGGTAGATTCAACATGAAACAGTAATTTCAAGGCGATTTAGGCAGTGAGATAATAGCTTGGTTAACTTGGAACGTCATGGCAATGTGCAGTCCAATAAACAAAACTAACCACACtagctttgtttttttcttactttGATGTCACAAGGTTAACTGTAATGAATCAAGAAGGCTCAAACTTAACATACACACACCAAAGCCATCCATtcctcaaaataaatttaacaagcTTATGCACATACAATCGAAAGGGCTAAACTACGGTAGACATCATTCACCTGATCACCCCTACTAGTTATTCCAACAATTGCAATTTTACAAGTGGTACAGACAGCATATACTAGTAGTAAAAACATTATCACTGACCTTCTACCGATGATCTAACGAAGGACCTTCTCCACCATACCTGGAAAGCTCTAGTAAGGTTCGGGCACTCCGATCCTTTGGATGCAAAACACTGAAACCACTCCTCAAATAGACACTGCTGCTGCTTGAGTGGGAGGGTTAGTAGGGCCTGTCCTAGATTTTCCTCCAAAGATCTTACATCCAGACCTTTGGAGCATCGCTGAAGCCAGCCGAAATCAAGCAACATCGGGCTGAACCATCCGTAGAAGAGGAGGCTCCTCAGCTCTCCACGGCACTGAACTTTTCCTTTGCCGAGTGCGATGAAAACACTAGCAGATATTCGGCTTAGTTCATACCTCATCATGGGTGATGCCTGCTCATGTATCCTGATGAGCCTGTCTTGCTTTGCCCACAGCTCCACAAACTCTTCAGCCATGTCAATATTCACAAGAATGTCCAAGAGCCAGTTGAGGTTCTCTGTCTGCTGAGAGATTCTCTCAATAAATGGTTTACTGCCCTTGATAACTAATGCTTGAGCAGTGTGGTTTGTAGCCTCTGTTGCTTCGTCATAAAGATCCACTAGTGAATTTAAACAGGCATAACAGATATTATACAGGCTCTCTCTGTTTAGCCCTGCCATGTCTTTTTGGTAGACAGAACTTTTGCTTAGAAGGCCATTTACCAAAGATTGCATATCTTTTCTTGCACCACTGTTGGTGCTGCTCGTGACTGATTGGATAAGATGCACTGTGAGGTCTTCTGAGCTGCTCCAGCTGTGAGGCCGCAATCTAGCCAGAACATCTTGGGATATTGCTTCATCAAAAGTACATCTTGCAAAGAGATTCTtgagcttctcctcctcgttcTCATTCCATGGAACTGCTTCTATGTATGACAAACACAATTTAACTCCTCTTTCAAACATGATTGATGAAGACACCTGCAATTAAAGCATTAATAAACAAATTATGTACGTGATTAATTAGTTGGCATTTAATAAACTCATTACCAATGCAAGAAAGAAGCATTTAATAACATATTATTCTGTAAATCCCCACTTGAGAAATATACATGCTAGAATTGAAAAGATGTTACAAAGATATTGGACAGCAATGGTGGCTGCTTTATTTGGATCACTAGATAGCAATTATGGGCAACAGGAATACTTGCTTTTAATTGCGGGCCTAGATGCATTCAAACCACTAAATGCATTTGTAGCTGACTTTCATAGCTGTAGAATGTGATCTAATGGACATCAAGCCATAGAATGTGTATGGTTACAAGACTTATAGTGATTGTATTATTATCTAATCCATGATTTAACATATTAAACAAACAATAACAGCATGCAAACAATTCACATAGAAAGTGAGTGATCTACAACATCTAATATggttataattatatatttacatatcaCTTTGCATAACTTACATGAAAGCAATGGTTTAATAAAAGCATTAGATGATATTAAATCACTAATATCCCAGGTCAAATGCTTCTCACACAATCATATCATATTAGTTTCACTCGAATGCTAGAGCTATCGTTGTTTGGCATATGCTGATTATAAGCCGTAACGGCTTATCAGCGATCAAAAAATATTCCGTTcgtaaa is a genomic window of Oryza glaberrima chromosome 7, OglaRS2, whole genome shotgun sequence containing:
- the LOC127779965 gene encoding BTB/POZ domain-containing protein At2g13690-like, whose protein sequence is MEGGGAQRHHRGRRRGAAGSAARTPRGWCCSFAGVPQSPDLRPFPPSLAPPATAASSSPAPGGGAGRNKLPPKSPSISSFHSSPTSSRLAGLGGLIDPRRILSPGRVSPIDLDDSATPLPLPLPLPPPPVTPAAETVVVPAETSAAVAPLVVASAEADAAGDEALDLRLFLRGRDGSTCVVMELDSGVLCDSSAFFAAMAPPRGPAGDGGGSGRRIEVDGVDNVEAFRAAVELMYQPDPLRWLAAAGVSRSIDVLEVSSSIMFERGVKLCLSYIEAVPWNENEEEKLKNLFARCTFDEAISQDVLARLRPHSWSSSEDLTVHLIQSVTSSTNSGARKDMQSLVNGLLSKSSVYQKDMAGLNRESLYNICYACLNSLVDLYDEATEATNHTAQALVIKGSKPFIERISQQTENLNWLLDILVNIDMAEEFVELWAKQDRLIRIHEQASPMMRYELSRISASVFIALGKGKVQCRGELRSLLFYGWFSPMLLDFGWLQRCSKGLDVRSLEENLGQALLTLPLKQQQCLFEEWFQCFASKGSECPNLTRAFQVWWRRSFVRSSVEGQ